The following DNA comes from Marinilactibacillus sp. Marseille-P9653.
GTAGAGGGAAACAGTATGCTTGATCGTATACAAAAACAAGAAGGGTTCTTGCAATCTGTGAATCCCTTGCTTAAATTAGTGAGTTTGATAACGGTTGTTTTAACCATGTTGCTTTTTTTGGATCCTTGGACGCCGCTTTTAATTTACATTATGACGTTTTCGGTGATTGTCTTATTAGGAAAGGTCCCGATCAAGCTAGTGTTACTGACGACCATCCCTTTTTTCCTATTTGGATTGTCTTTCATATGGATTTATACGGTATTTCCATCTGAGCGTGGGCAAACCATTTTGTTTACCGTTTTAGGAATGCCGATTGCTTTAGAAAATCTCATGCACGGCATTTCTTTAGGATTAAGAAGCGTCGTTTTTGGTACTTGGTCGCTACTATTTATCTTTACCACCGAACCGACTGCTTTATTACTCAGCATGGTACAACATGCCAAGTTACCACCAAAGTTTGGCTATGGTTTAATGGTAGCGTATAGATTATTGCCCACTTTTAAAGAGGAATTGGAACAACTACGCTTGTCCTACCGTCTACGAGGCATTACAGAAAAGAAAACCCTTCGTGGAGCGGTTGAGCAGACTCGTCGCTACAGCATTCCCTTACTGGCTAGTGCGATTCGTAAGTCCACACGTACAGCGATTGCGATGGAGTCAAAAGGCTTTACTGGAGATAGAAATAGAAGTTAC
Coding sequences within:
- a CDS encoding energy-coupling factor transporter transmembrane protein EcfT yields the protein MLDRIQKQEGFLQSVNPLLKLVSLITVVLTMLLFLDPWTPLLIYIMTFSVIVLLGKVPIKLVLLTTIPFFLFGLSFIWIYTVFPSERGQTILFTVLGMPIALENLMHGISLGLRSVVFGTWSLLFIFTTEPTALLLSMVQHAKLPPKFGYGLMVAYRLLPTFKEELEQLRLSYRLRGITEKKTLRGAVEQTRRYSIPLLASAIRKSTRTAIAMESKGFTGDRNRSYYRTIHWGKPDILYCVLLVTSAVLIFIVREHYFL